In one Leptogranulimonas caecicola genomic region, the following are encoded:
- a CDS encoding FHA domain-containing protein: MSDTPQSNDATSIFRMPSTDATVPDLMGSQRLSNPTLSIVKGPHTGTTFVLDTPEITIGRDPSNSVFLNDMTVSRHHAKMHLVPGANSIEDLGSLNGTWVDGAIINRAMLEDGSTIQVGTFRMIFHTTQNTSRIPVEA; the protein is encoded by the coding sequence ATGTCAGACACCCCCCAATCCAACGACGCCACCAGCATCTTTCGTATGCCCTCTACAGATGCCACGGTTCCTGATCTCATGGGCTCCCAGCGTCTGTCTAACCCTACGCTCTCCATCGTAAAGGGACCTCATACCGGCACTACGTTTGTGCTTGATACGCCAGAGATCACCATTGGTCGCGATCCTTCCAACAGCGTCTTTTTGAATGACATGACGGTGTCTCGCCATCATGCCAAGATGCATCTTGTTCCGGGAGCTAACTCCATCGAGGATCTGGGCTCTCTCAACGGCACTTGGGTCGATGGCGCCATCATCAATCGTGCCATGTTGGAAGATGGCTCTACTATTCAGGTGGGCACATTCCGCATGATCTTCCATACCACCCAAAACACCAGCCGTATCCCTGTGGAAGCCTAA
- a CDS encoding MalY/PatB family protein: protein MTYDFTTVQNRRGQGSSKWQAMDEVAPHHGPEAVPFSVADMEFATAPEIVAALHELCDSTVLGYTVPTSNYLHTVCQWQRQRHSWDVDSSWIVTSPGVVPALGYGIEAATAPGDQVIIQPPVYYPFSEVIEQTGRKIARNPLRLTQAGYQLDLEGFEALCKDPATTAFILCNPHNPVGRVWSREELTSIADICAAHGVTVIADEIHGDLILDGYEHFCFGRLLKKRPALKSIVCTAPSKTFNLAGLQCSNIFIPDQELRERFAAAAKNAGVWNLNCFAYRACEAAYRQGSPWLRELLQVIQRNYDLVKEHMTNSWPKSWVAPLEGTYLAWIDLRFTGATAQELEQAMQAHDLFFDEGAIFGLEGEGFERWNLACPTSLILEALPRLDVALRDLCACDALS, encoded by the coding sequence ATGACCTACGATTTCACTACGGTGCAAAACAGGCGCGGACAGGGTTCTTCCAAATGGCAGGCGATGGACGAGGTTGCACCCCATCACGGCCCTGAGGCAGTGCCCTTCTCGGTAGCAGATATGGAATTTGCTACAGCGCCAGAGATTGTGGCGGCTCTGCACGAACTCTGCGATTCGACAGTTTTGGGCTACACGGTGCCTACCTCCAACTATTTGCATACCGTATGTCAATGGCAACGCCAGCGTCACAGCTGGGACGTCGACTCTTCTTGGATCGTCACTTCACCAGGTGTGGTGCCTGCTTTGGGTTACGGCATCGAGGCCGCTACGGCCCCAGGCGATCAGGTGATCATCCAGCCGCCGGTCTACTATCCCTTTAGCGAGGTCATAGAGCAAACTGGCAGAAAGATCGCGCGAAATCCCCTGCGTCTCACTCAGGCTGGTTACCAGCTGGATCTGGAAGGATTCGAAGCCCTCTGCAAAGATCCGGCTACTACGGCATTCATCCTCTGCAACCCTCACAATCCTGTAGGTCGCGTATGGAGCCGAGAAGAGCTTACCTCCATAGCAGATATCTGCGCTGCTCATGGGGTGACTGTCATTGCTGATGAGATCCATGGCGACCTTATACTCGATGGCTACGAGCATTTTTGTTTTGGCAGACTGCTGAAGAAGCGACCTGCCCTAAAATCCATCGTGTGTACGGCACCTTCTAAAACCTTCAACCTTGCAGGGCTTCAATGCTCCAACATCTTTATCCCGGATCAAGAGCTTAGAGAGCGCTTTGCTGCAGCCGCTAAGAATGCTGGTGTGTGGAATCTCAACTGCTTTGCCTATCGGGCTTGCGAGGCGGCCTATAGGCAAGGATCTCCTTGGCTCCGCGAGCTTCTTCAGGTGATTCAGCGCAACTATGATCTGGTAAAAGAACATATGACCAATTCCTGGCCGAAAAGCTGGGTGGCGCCTCTGGAAGGTACCTATCTTGCTTGGATAGACCTTAGGTTTACAGGCGCTACCGCTCAAGAGCTCGAGCAAGCCATGCAGGCGCACGATCTCTTCTTTGACGAAGGCGCTATCTTTGGCCTCGAGGGAGAGGGATTCGAGCGCTGGAATCTGGCATGTCCCACTTCGCTTATTCTAGAGGCGCTTCCTCGATTGGATGTAGCCCTTCGTGATCTTTGCGCTTGTGACGCTCTCTCTTAA
- a CDS encoding RidA family protein — MYSLSSPNAPQPSGPFSQGSSAARYVFISGQLPITAEGQKLTEASIGSQTVQVIKNIEAILADVDLTISDVCKTTVYLADLSDLAAVDEVYSERFEKPYPARSVLEVSRLPHGARIQMEAVACR, encoded by the coding sequence ATGTACTCGTTGAGCAGCCCAAACGCGCCTCAGCCCTCAGGCCCCTTCTCTCAAGGCTCTTCGGCAGCGCGCTATGTCTTTATCTCTGGTCAGCTTCCTATCACCGCAGAGGGCCAAAAGCTCACAGAGGCTTCTATCGGCTCTCAAACGGTGCAGGTAATCAAAAACATCGAGGCTATCCTGGCAGACGTCGACCTCACCATCTCTGACGTGTGCAAAACCACCGTTTACCTGGCAGATCTCTCAGATTTGGCCGCCGTGGACGAGGTCTATTCCGAGCGCTTTGAAAAGCCTTATCCAGCCCGTTCGGTGCTTGAGGTGTCACGATTGCCCCATGGGGCGCGCATTCAGATGGAAGCTGTGGCCTGTAGATAA